The following coding sequences lie in one Oncorhynchus kisutch isolate 150728-3 linkage group LG17, Okis_V2, whole genome shotgun sequence genomic window:
- the LOC109908416 gene encoding eyes absent homolog 3-like, with protein MSGGSGSAHMDDSQDLPDLPTKKARHELDVGLNQEPRGLRDDQIPPTLFGSGDQDNSYSTLSNAQLDGAVASRALTTTTASEYNSHIYQGSRPTVTSYTTSQGAFPPLAQATVYTAFPQAGQTQATVYTAFPQAGQTQATVYTAFPQAGQTYGLPPFGAMWPGIKSETGLPDAAPSVGQPGFLSFRSAYTSTQPDPGHVHCSYPSQGKQSISLSAGKDLSSPGQSVMERAGVLDILSTPCRGNCGKGISFGMHPCCFTLIFMSRLCVFVLLQEFSSYNINSLGQTQFPQYYAPPLSYLPAGLPNGEENGSSMGVAGYPAIKTEGSALAGLPSTTDTCPRENLPTGVALPTGVALPTGALDQDEAGRRNPAGKAKGKAKKSDSNQPTDADLERIFLWDLDETIIIFHSLLTGSFSQKFGKDSDTVLNLGLQMEELIFDLADTHLFFNDLEECDQVHVEDVASDDNGQDLSAYNFLADGFHNPSGVGAATGVQGGVEWMRKLAFRYRRLKEIYNGYKGNVGGLLSPMKRELLLRLQSEMENMTDAWLSTALKSLLLIQSRGKCMNVLVTTTQLVPALAKVLLYGLGDVFLIENIYSATKIGKEGCFERIVSRFGKNVTYVVIGDGRDEEFAAKQHNMPFWRITTHGDLVSLHQALELDFL; from the exons gggaCTACGTGATGACCAGATCCCTCCTACTCTCTTCGGCTCAGGAGATCAGGACAATTCATACTCTACGTTGTCTAATGCCCAGCTTGATGGAG CGGTGGCCAGCAGAGCGCTCACCACAACAACAGCCTCTGAATATAACTCCCACATCTACCAAGGAAGCAG ACCAACAGTCACATCCTACACCACCAGCCAGGGTGCCTTTCCTCCTCTGGCCCAGGCTACAGTCTACACTGCCTTCCCTCAGGCAGGACAGACCCAGGCTACAGTCTACACTGCCTTCCCCCAAGCAGGACAGACCCAGGCTACAGTCTACACTGCCTTCCCCCAAGCAGGACAGACCTACGGCCTCCCACCATTTG GTGCTATGTGGCCAGGTATTAAGTCAGAGACTGGGCTGCCTGATGCAGCACCCTCTGTTGGCCAGCCTGGGTTCCTCAGCTTCAGGTCAGCATATACCTCAACCCAGCCAGACCCAGGCCATGTGCACTGCTCATACCCCAGCCAAGGCAAGCAATCTATCTCACTCAGTGCTGGAAAAGACTTATCG tcacctggtcagtctgtcatggaaagagcaggtgttcttgaTATTTTGTCCACTCCGTGTAGAGGGAATTGTGGAAAAGGGAtctcatttgggatgcacccttgTTGTTTCACACTGATCTTCATGTctcgtctctgtgtgtttgtcctgCTGCAGGAGTTCAGCAGCTATAACATCAACTCTCTGGGCCAGACCCAGTTCCCTCAGTACTACGCCCCGCCCCTTAGCTACCTCCCTGCCGGGCTGCCCAATGGCGAAGAGAATGGATCCAGTATGGGTGTGGCCGGGTATCCAGCTATAAAGACAGAGGGCAGTGCCTTGGCTGGACTGCCCAGCACTACAG ATACATGCCCACGTGAGAACCTCCCGACCGGCGTAGCCCTGCCTACAGGTGTGGCCCTCCCCACGGGGGCCCTGGACCAGGACGAGGCGGGGAGGAGGAACCCTGCTGGGAAGGCCAAGGGGAAGGCCAAGAAATCAGACAGCAACCAGCCTACTGACGCTGACCTGGAG cGAATCTTTCTGTGGGATCTGGATGAAACGATCATAATTTTCCACTCTCTGCTCACTGGGTCCTTCTCTCAGAAGTTTGGCAAG GACTCCGACACTGTGCTGAACCTGGGCCTTCAGATGGAGGAGCTGATCTTTGACCTGGCAGACACACACCTCTTCTTCAATGACCTGGAG GAGTGTGATCAGGTTCATGTTGAAGACGTAGCCTCTGATGACAACGGACAGGATCTGAG CGCCTACAACTTCCTAGCGGATGGCTTCCACAACCCCAGTGGTGTAGGCGCCGCCACAGGAGTCCAGGGCGGGGTGGAGTGGATGAGGAAACTGGCCTTCCGTTATCGTCGCCTGAAGGAGATCTACAACGGATACAAAGGGAACGTGGGAG GCCTGCTGAGTCCCATGAAGAGGGAGCTGCTCCTCCGGCTCCAGTCTGAGATGGAGAATATGACGGACGCCTGGCTCAGCACAGCACTCAAATCCTTGCTGCTTATCCAGTCCAG gggTAAGTGTATGAATGTCCTGGTGACGACCACCCAGCTGGTGCCTGCTCTGGCCAAAGTGTTGCTCTATGGTCTTGGGGATGTCTTCCTCATAGAGAACATCTACAGCGCTACCAAGATAG GGAAAGAGGGCTGCTTTGAGCGCATCGTCTCTCGTTTTGGGAAGAATGTGACCTATGTGGTTATTGGAGACGGCCGTGATGAGGAATTCGCGGCAAAACAG CACAACATGCCTTTCTGGCGTATCACCACCCACGGGGACCTGGTATCCCTCCATCAAGCCCTGGAACTAGACTTCCTGTAG
- the LOC109907142 gene encoding XK-related protein 8: MEEDAGQSIPFKYPASDFLLTVGGMLFFLLDVVLDVWAVVTFYQQEAYVFMGLLMFLLLGSSALVQAFSWLWYHYDKDSTETRTESLVKSLHSLKILHVFQMGVYLRYAGLVRISICGFCCRKRYMEGNAVYLTHDLSLLRLIETFSESAPQLVLMITIIIQRGEVEPITILKALGSVSAIAVSVTMYHRSLRSFLPDKAKQGWGSSVVYFMWNLLLIGPRVAAVALFASVFPCFIAAHFLSSWMVLFFVAWQLKTNFMDSGGGEWLYRATVGLIWYFSWFSIVEGHTRERSTIYHTWIGVDIGMLCGLWVWQMMKNPPYSELPLDPYVIFVIMISLYIAGLCLKVTYYKFCHPKITKQGEVECHLELMSVSVGVPPNGEDVVDFRVMGHTEHPELSVRVNKRMRNLAGNFYS; this comes from the exons ATGGAGGAGGACGCGGGACAATCTATCCCATTCAAGTACCCCGCCTCTGACTTCTTGTTGACTGTCGGAGGTATGTTGTTTTTTCTCCTGGATGTGGTACTAGACGTGTGGGCGGTGGTGACTTTCTATCAACAAGAGGCCTACGTGTTCATGGGACTGCTGATGTTTCTACTACTAGGCTCCTCAGCCCTGGTCCAGGCTTTCAGCTGGCTGTGGTACCACTATGACAAGGACAGCACTGAGACCAGGACAGAGAGCCTTGTGAAGAGCCTTCACTCACTCAAGATCCTTCATGTGTTCCAGATGGGAGTCTACCTCAG ATATGCTGGTCTTGTGAGGATCTCGATATGTGGCTTCTGCTGTAGAAAGCGTTACATGGAGGGCAACGCCGTGTATCTGACCCATGACCTTAGCCTGCTGCGCCTCATCGAGACCTTCTCTGAGAGCGCGCCACAGCTTGTCCTCATGATTACCATCATCATccagaggggagaggtggagccCATTACAA tCTTGAAGGCACTTGGTTCAGTGTCTGCCATCGCCGTCAGCGTGACCATGTATCACCGCTCCCTGCGTTCCTTCCTCCCAGACAAGGCCAAGCAGGGCTGGGGCTCCTCAGTGGTCTACTTCATGTGGAACCTGCTCCTGATTGGTCCACGTGTGGCAGCAGTCGCCCTCTTTGCTTCGGTCTTCCCCTGCTTCATCGCTGCCCACTTCCTGTCTTCCTGGATGGTTCTATTTTTTGTCGCCTGGCAACTGAAGACAAACTTCATGGACAGCGGCGGTGGAGAATGGCTCTACCGGGCCACCGTAGGTCTCATCTGGTACTTTAGCTGGTTCAGCATAGTGGAGGGGCACACCAGGGAGCGGAGCACCATCTACCACACCTGGATAGGAGTGGATATTGGGATGCTTTGTGGTTTGTGGGTGTGGCAGATGATGAAGAACCCTCCATATTCTGAACTGCCACTAGATCCCTATGTCATCTTTGTCATTATGATCTCACTCTACATAGCTGGACTCTGTCTCAAGGTGACATACTACAAGTTCTGTCACCCAAAGATTACAAAGCAGGGAGAAGTTGAGTGTCATCTCGAGCTGATGTCGGTGTCGGTGGGGGTCCCCCCAAATGGGGAAGATGTGGTTGACTTTAGGGTTATGGGTCATACAGAGCATCCAGAACTGTCCGTCAGGGTCAATAAAAGGATGAGGAATTTAGCTGGTAATTTTTACTCTTAA